In Vibrio bathopelagicus, one DNA window encodes the following:
- a CDS encoding HlyD family secretion protein: MIKRYLITVLLFVAAGSVVYSYYQSYTSNPWTRDGQVSAYIVSITPRVTGQIIKIHVDDNSQVSKGDLLFEIDPSIYRSAYNKALATQKQALALLAKAKNEEQRAANLEKRTPGAVPVLTLNNLSNAVETSSANVQLAKVNVEEAHLNLEFTKVYAPTNGYITNFNLRVGSQVVANSPVVALIDEDSFWIEGYFKETDLVGVNPQDRAFVTLMMHNKVLLKGHIKSIGFGIAKQDGSTGNDLLPNVNPNFQWIRLAQRIPIKVKLDNVPEDLQLRVGMTASIKIIK, encoded by the coding sequence TTGATAAAACGTTACCTCATCACAGTACTATTATTTGTTGCTGCAGGCTCTGTGGTTTATAGCTATTACCAATCTTATACAAGTAACCCTTGGACGAGAGACGGGCAAGTCAGTGCCTATATAGTGTCGATTACTCCTCGTGTCACCGGACAAATCATCAAAATCCACGTAGATGACAACTCTCAAGTGTCTAAAGGCGATCTGCTTTTTGAGATCGACCCTAGTATTTATAGATCGGCTTACAACAAAGCATTAGCGACACAAAAACAAGCGCTTGCTCTACTTGCGAAAGCAAAAAATGAAGAGCAACGTGCAGCGAACTTAGAGAAGAGAACCCCTGGGGCCGTGCCCGTTTTAACGTTGAACAACTTAAGCAATGCTGTTGAAACCTCATCAGCGAATGTTCAACTAGCCAAAGTCAATGTTGAAGAAGCACATTTGAACCTCGAATTTACCAAGGTCTATGCGCCTACCAACGGATACATTACTAATTTTAATTTACGTGTTGGATCGCAAGTGGTTGCCAACTCACCTGTGGTTGCGTTGATCGATGAAGATAGCTTTTGGATTGAAGGTTATTTTAAAGAAACCGACCTTGTTGGGGTCAATCCACAAGACAGAGCGTTTGTCACTCTCATGATGCACAACAAAGTCCTGTTGAAGGGTCACATCAAAAGTATTGGATTTGGTATTGCTAAACAAGATGGTAGCACTGGCAATGACCTTCTACCTAACGTGAACCCAAACTTCCAATGGATTCGTCTTGCTCAACGTATACCGATAAAAGTGAAGTTAGATAATGTTCCTGAAGACCTACAACTTCGTGTTGGCATGACAGCTTCAATCAAAATAATCAAATAG
- a CDS encoding DUF1656 domain-containing protein: MNTMPHELVWGEIYFPPLLLVIALAYMLTILTGSIATKFGLHKYVAFPALAEISLIVIFTGVIGQFIPIL, encoded by the coding sequence ATGAACACAATGCCACATGAACTCGTGTGGGGTGAAATCTACTTCCCACCGCTGTTACTGGTTATCGCGCTCGCTTATATGCTGACGATTTTGACTGGTTCAATAGCAACCAAGTTTGGACTGCACAAATATGTCGCCTTTCCTGCGTTAGCAGAAATAAGTCTAATTGTGATTTTTACTGGCGTGATTGGCCAATTCATTCCCATCTTATAA
- a CDS encoding LysR family transcriptional regulator → MNFSIEQLLAFVTVYEQLSFSKAAVKLNKHRTTIGQVITNLEDHLAVNLFERVGRSVEPTDDGHLLYHYAKQTIEQARTFDKVALSLSYGGLENITIAYSSVIPQRVLVDIRKQLKLDFPMMRVNFLVKNKNEIKVGLQTGDYHFGLVNVHDSRAMHSLDATFLGHFEFFPFAQKGGELSTLSKDEVLVALRNSKQFVLRSLIEEGMSEKIIVSSDYEEIDQLALIIKMLEAGLGWSLLPKAFFTDYEFSKYSIEPIYSEQMEEGFKFGFALWCPHSKQISGIKGSLVSVIKNYRKHLIDSFKF, encoded by the coding sequence ATGAATTTTAGTATTGAACAACTTCTCGCGTTTGTGACCGTTTACGAGCAACTGTCATTTAGTAAAGCAGCAGTAAAGCTCAATAAGCATAGAACGACTATTGGACAAGTTATTACTAACTTGGAAGATCATCTCGCAGTCAATCTTTTTGAAAGAGTCGGCCGCTCTGTTGAGCCAACCGATGACGGACATCTTCTTTATCACTACGCAAAACAGACGATTGAACAAGCTAGGACTTTTGACAAGGTAGCGTTGAGTCTGTCCTATGGTGGATTAGAAAATATTACGATTGCTTACTCTAGTGTGATTCCACAACGTGTATTGGTGGATATTCGTAAGCAGTTAAAGCTGGATTTTCCGATGATGCGAGTAAATTTCCTCGTCAAGAATAAGAACGAAATTAAAGTAGGGTTACAGACTGGCGATTATCATTTTGGCTTGGTTAATGTTCATGATAGCCGTGCTATGCACAGTTTAGATGCCACTTTTCTAGGGCATTTTGAATTCTTCCCATTTGCTCAAAAAGGCGGAGAGCTATCTACCTTGAGTAAAGATGAAGTTCTTGTGGCACTCCGCAATTCTAAGCAGTTTGTATTGAGATCTTTGATTGAAGAAGGGATGTCAGAAAAGATTATTGTGAGTTCTGATTACGAAGAAATCGATCAGCTCGCACTTATTATTAAAATGCTTGAAGCGGGGTTAGGTTGGTCGCTGCTGCCTAAGGCTTTTTTTACTGACTATGAATTTTCAAAATATTCGATAGAACCTATTTATTCCGAACAAATGGAAGAAGGTTTCAAGTTTGGTTTTGCTTTGTGGTGTCCACATTCAAAGCAAATCAGTGGGATAAAAGGGTCCTTAGTGTCGGTCATCAAGAACTATCGAAAGCATCTTATTGATAGCTTTAAGTTTTAA
- a CDS encoding PhnA domain-containing protein, whose protein sequence is MSSEATMLERCQSKCELCGSDSSLTAYAVPPHSHVTVDHGIMVCDKCLGEIDDPKDINHWRCLSDSMWSQEAPVQVTAWRQLTRLNSESWAQDALDMMYLEEETSVWAQIGMSADDKPLDVNGVELKKGDDVTVIKDLPIKGTNQVIKQGTVIRGISVGDDPKLVSGKTNGGQSMYVIAEFCRKK, encoded by the coding sequence ATGTCTTCTGAAGCTACGATGCTAGAACGCTGCCAATCTAAATGTGAACTATGTGGTTCTGATTCTTCTCTTACTGCATACGCAGTGCCGCCACACAGCCACGTAACAGTGGATCACGGCATCATGGTATGTGACAAATGTCTTGGTGAGATTGACGATCCTAAAGATATCAACCACTGGCGTTGCCTAAGCGACAGCATGTGGAGTCAAGAAGCGCCAGTTCAAGTAACTGCATGGCGTCAACTTACTCGTCTGAACTCTGAAAGCTGGGCTCAAGACGCACTAGACATGATGTACCTTGAAGAAGAAACGTCAGTTTGGGCACAAATCGGCATGTCTGCTGATGATAAGCCTCTTGACGTGAACGGCGTTGAACTTAAGAAAGGTGACGACGTAACAGTAATCAAAGACCTGCCAATCAAAGGTACTAACCAAGTAATTAAGCAAGGTACTGTTATCCGTGGTATCAGCGTTGGTGACGATCCTAAGCTTGTTTCTGGTAAAACAAACGGCGGTCAATCAATGTACGTAATCGCTGAGTTCTGCCGTAAGAAATAA
- a CDS encoding VolA/Pla-1 family phospholipase: MKKLFNVSLLASAMFLAGCGDDSSSSGASTAIQYEQYIQDSLAQATNIKFQLTGADIAVPLPSFALMDATDGTLGLPTGGDDSLTNPIAAMNTMDGWSTSMPIIMDFEGTGLADGVATGGVYLLKLSGSLTSETTPTVAGILTLGTDFNVLSKASTDTFTIVFNDSLDASSEYVLALSNELTDVNGDPVGMSASYAALKSSAVTYTEGSLAQAQQVTQGVEKIFAGATAAGAINLDTENIIYSTWFTTESVGSSIYSTKAATASALAQGGVAQVWKGSANPNNIDLSSAYQMTFGTTQELAIALAADTTVDTFMEASTKAAMLAGYTGGALNGTVNVTKGNVKLPYYLETGTNDWNSQPFESGMPSLVKVSSAIADTNEKANMAAQLVSLGVDLTKLATDPAEQLKLVGANLTLSNGNALDTERVITRYAPVPQVKSLQDVEFILFTPVTIPGTPMPIVIYQHGITSLKENAYAFAANLAAQGIAVIGIDMPLHGTRSLDKIPNERSANANLLAYLNLTNLPVARDNVRQSVMDVLGLRVALSSNQGQGAFTSTPLATIDNTTTNHPRLFGHSLGGIVGVTALAQANKTINDPTGDAIYAFSSSVIANSGGQISNLLLGSDSFGDTVIHNVALGGLASYVTHNTTTCEPNSYTMTQCVDEFISDSANKASLQTLLAQFAYSSQTVLDVIDPYTNAGDYSDALPTLMLQADGDETVPNAVINNPLTGSAPFAGTEPLANKLVLNNISASAATPSTSVTREFIQFNAVAKHSTAIAPQDKGTPPADYNHYLEIQRELVDFFSDNKLDSVSNTGSVLE, encoded by the coding sequence ATGAAAAAGTTATTTAACGTTTCGCTGCTTGCGTCAGCAATGTTTCTTGCCGGTTGTGGTGATGACTCTTCGAGTTCAGGTGCTTCAACAGCAATTCAATATGAGCAATACATTCAAGATTCACTCGCACAAGCGACGAATATCAAGTTTCAATTAACGGGTGCTGATATCGCTGTTCCTCTTCCTAGTTTCGCGTTGATGGATGCTACGGACGGTACACTTGGCTTGCCGACTGGCGGTGATGATTCATTAACTAACCCTATTGCAGCAATGAATACAATGGATGGCTGGTCTACTTCAATGCCAATCATCATGGATTTTGAAGGTACTGGTTTAGCTGATGGTGTGGCCACTGGTGGTGTTTACCTGCTAAAACTTAGCGGCTCGCTCACTTCTGAAACAACACCGACTGTCGCAGGAATATTGACTCTAGGTACCGACTTCAACGTTCTATCTAAAGCTTCAACCGACACCTTTACAATAGTGTTCAACGACTCGCTTGATGCTTCAAGTGAATATGTGTTGGCTCTGTCGAACGAGTTAACTGACGTTAATGGCGACCCTGTTGGCATGTCGGCAAGTTATGCAGCGCTTAAATCAAGTGCAGTAACTTACACAGAAGGTAGCCTTGCTCAAGCTCAGCAAGTCACTCAGGGCGTGGAAAAGATCTTCGCTGGAGCTACCGCAGCTGGTGCGATTAACCTTGATACTGAAAACATCATTTACTCGACGTGGTTTACTACAGAGTCTGTCGGTAGTTCCATTTACTCGACAAAGGCAGCGACTGCATCCGCTTTAGCTCAGGGTGGAGTGGCACAAGTATGGAAAGGCAGTGCCAATCCAAACAATATAGATCTATCATCTGCCTACCAAATGACATTTGGTACTACACAAGAATTGGCGATTGCATTGGCCGCGGATACTACTGTTGATACATTTATGGAGGCTTCCACTAAAGCCGCTATGCTAGCAGGTTATACGGGAGGAGCGTTAAATGGCACGGTTAACGTCACCAAAGGTAACGTAAAACTCCCCTACTACTTGGAAACAGGAACAAACGATTGGAATTCGCAACCATTTGAGTCTGGCATGCCAAGCCTTGTCAAGGTGTCTTCAGCTATTGCAGACACCAATGAAAAAGCAAATATGGCCGCACAGCTTGTAAGCTTAGGTGTAGATCTGACAAAGCTTGCTACAGACCCCGCGGAACAACTTAAACTTGTTGGTGCAAATCTGACTTTAAGTAACGGCAATGCATTAGACACCGAACGTGTCATCACTCGATATGCTCCTGTACCGCAAGTTAAATCACTGCAAGATGTAGAGTTTATCTTGTTTACGCCTGTGACCATTCCTGGCACTCCAATGCCAATCGTTATTTATCAACACGGTATTACTAGTCTTAAAGAAAACGCTTATGCATTTGCTGCGAATCTTGCTGCACAAGGTATTGCTGTGATAGGCATCGATATGCCACTACATGGAACTCGCAGCTTAGATAAAATTCCAAATGAACGTTCAGCGAATGCTAACCTATTGGCATACCTAAACCTTACTAACTTACCTGTCGCGCGTGACAATGTACGACAAAGTGTTATGGATGTGCTTGGGTTACGAGTCGCATTATCCTCTAACCAAGGTCAGGGCGCGTTCACATCAACACCTTTGGCAACTATAGATAACACAACGACCAACCACCCTAGACTATTCGGACATTCACTAGGTGGAATTGTTGGTGTTACTGCGTTAGCACAAGCTAACAAAACAATTAATGACCCTACGGGAGATGCAATTTATGCGTTTTCATCTAGTGTAATTGCTAATTCCGGCGGTCAAATTTCAAACTTATTATTGGGGTCAGACTCATTTGGCGACACTGTTATACACAACGTCGCGCTAGGAGGATTAGCAAGTTATGTAACACACAACACAACAACATGTGAACCAAATAGCTACACGATGACACAGTGTGTTGATGAGTTTATTTCAGACTCTGCGAATAAAGCGAGCCTTCAGACCCTACTTGCTCAGTTCGCTTATTCTAGCCAAACGGTGTTAGATGTAATCGACCCTTATACTAATGCGGGAGATTACAGTGATGCGTTGCCTACGCTAATGCTTCAAGCTGACGGGGATGAAACTGTACCAAACGCTGTTATCAATAACCCTTTGACTGGGAGTGCGCCATTTGCTGGTACTGAGCCGTTAGCTAACAAGCTTGTTTTGAACAATATAAGTGCATCAGCTGCAACTCCTTCTACGTCAGTTACCCGCGAGTTTATTCAGTTTAATGCAGTAGCTAAGCACTCAACTGCAATTGCACCTCAAGATAAAGGAACTCCTCCAGCGGATTACAATCACTACTTGGAAATTCAAAGAGAGCTGGTTGATTTCTTCTCTGACAACAAGTTGGATTCAGTATCAAACACAGGCTCTGTCTTGGAATAA
- a CDS encoding outer membrane protein transport protein gives MKTIQRSLVSLSVLFACNSLAAGFQVAEHSASGLGRAFSGEGAVADNASVLARNPAAMTLFDTAQFSGAVSIVDPEVDITQNNVPGSGGQSQVSKDVAPLQVVPAAYYISPINDKWAWGIGMFSNYGVATDYPDDIYAGDLAGDTSLISVNVNPNIAYRINEQFSVGAGANLVYAEAELNRHQGSISNITGDSASTKLISMTGETFAFGWNVGALYELNENNRFSIAYRSEVDLDFDDGDFTDYTGSIVQGSATTTTGRLKITLPSIIEISAFHQLTDQWAIHYGWQQTGWSSFKELKATSSDCANGECFKKTEDYDDNNRYSLGATYQLNQEWTLRAGLAYDEQAGEATLSIPDSDRFWYSAGLTYQYSPNLSIDAGFALVQSKEGDFTETNELGQELEFSGDAVAYLSAIQMNYTFN, from the coding sequence ATGAAAACAATACAACGCTCTCTCGTTTCGCTTTCTGTGCTATTTGCATGTAATTCACTTGCGGCTGGTTTCCAAGTTGCTGAGCATTCTGCCTCAGGTCTTGGTCGTGCATTTTCAGGTGAAGGTGCCGTAGCCGATAACGCGAGTGTACTAGCGAGAAACCCCGCCGCAATGACCCTATTTGATACAGCACAATTTTCAGGCGCGGTTTCTATCGTTGATCCAGAGGTTGATATAACTCAAAACAACGTCCCAGGTTCTGGCGGTCAAAGCCAGGTATCAAAAGATGTTGCCCCATTACAAGTGGTTCCCGCGGCTTATTACATCAGCCCAATTAATGACAAATGGGCTTGGGGTATCGGTATGTTCTCCAACTATGGAGTTGCGACCGATTACCCCGATGATATTTATGCGGGTGATCTTGCAGGTGATACTTCACTTATATCAGTAAACGTAAACCCTAATATCGCCTATCGCATTAACGAACAATTTAGTGTCGGTGCGGGTGCAAACCTTGTTTACGCAGAAGCTGAACTTAATCGTCACCAAGGCTCTATCTCGAACATTACTGGGGACTCTGCCTCTACAAAACTGATCAGCATGACAGGTGAAACATTTGCATTTGGTTGGAACGTAGGCGCGTTATATGAACTGAATGAAAACAACCGATTCTCTATCGCTTATCGTTCAGAGGTAGACCTCGATTTTGATGATGGTGACTTTACTGATTACACGGGCAGTATCGTGCAAGGTAGTGCTACGACGACAACTGGCCGTTTAAAGATCACGTTACCTTCAATTATTGAAATTTCAGCTTTCCACCAATTGACCGATCAATGGGCGATTCATTACGGTTGGCAACAAACTGGATGGAGTAGCTTTAAAGAGCTTAAAGCGACGAGTTCCGATTGCGCAAATGGCGAGTGTTTTAAAAAGACCGAAGACTACGACGACAATAACCGTTACTCATTGGGTGCAACTTACCAATTGAACCAAGAATGGACCTTAAGAGCTGGTTTGGCTTATGACGAGCAAGCTGGTGAAGCGACATTGAGTATTCCTGATAGCGACCGTTTCTGGTACAGCGCAGGTTTGACTTATCAGTACAGCCCTAACCTTTCAATCGATGCTGGTTTCGCTCTTGTTCAAAGTAAAGAAGGTGATTTCACTGAAACCAATGAACTTGGTCAGGAACTTGAATTCTCTGGAGATGCAGTCGCTTACCTATCTGCGATTCAAATGAACTACACCTTCAACTAA
- a CDS encoding site-2 protease family protein: MELLAIEFLGKPLRLEGSMAGWQQLFWDNTLVSQLDATTDQDDARTHTFTLRSGEETLQCHVEALVQWQPFEMTYKASVNGQTITEGNRNTKDIEQQTPVVAPKPEKRFSLIGLVSLGMKALKSAKLIKVVLASASLAAYSWLFSIQFALALIACLMFHEYGHIRAMKYFGMKTKGIYLIPFLGGLALSDEKINTRWQDVVISIMGPLFGLILSLIFMVLYWATGEMFFAGLAVFNALLNLFNLLPILPLDGGHVLKSISFSMNSVLGIVLCVAAAVAGVVLSYQLNLTLFGFLLIMGSVEILFEWKGRHHSHLLPLDKYGQVVSFLWYVGLVSSLIGVIWYFASTGDQLLSLPLQILGT, from the coding sequence TTGGAATTACTCGCGATAGAGTTTCTTGGTAAACCGCTTCGTTTAGAGGGGTCAATGGCAGGGTGGCAACAGTTATTTTGGGATAACACGTTGGTGTCTCAGTTAGATGCAACTACAGATCAAGATGATGCGAGAACGCATACTTTTACGCTCCGATCTGGTGAAGAAACGTTGCAGTGTCACGTTGAGGCGTTGGTTCAATGGCAACCGTTTGAGATGACGTACAAAGCGTCTGTTAATGGCCAAACCATCACCGAAGGCAATCGCAATACTAAAGATATCGAGCAACAAACTCCCGTTGTAGCACCTAAGCCTGAGAAACGTTTTAGCCTAATCGGGTTAGTGTCACTGGGTATGAAAGCCCTCAAGAGTGCCAAGCTAATTAAGGTGGTACTTGCCTCTGCGAGTTTAGCGGCATACTCATGGCTTTTTTCAATTCAGTTCGCTTTGGCTTTGATCGCTTGTCTAATGTTTCATGAATATGGTCATATCAGAGCAATGAAATACTTTGGTATGAAGACCAAAGGCATCTATTTAATCCCGTTCCTTGGTGGCTTGGCGCTATCCGATGAAAAGATTAATACACGATGGCAAGATGTGGTTATCTCGATCATGGGACCGCTGTTCGGATTAATATTGTCGTTGATCTTTATGGTGTTGTACTGGGCGACTGGCGAGATGTTCTTTGCCGGGCTTGCGGTATTTAACGCCTTGTTAAACCTGTTCAATCTACTGCCTATTTTGCCTCTGGATGGCGGCCATGTGCTGAAAAGTATCAGCTTTTCAATGAACAGCGTGCTTGGCATTGTACTTTGTGTTGCAGCAGCGGTTGCTGGCGTCGTGTTGAGTTACCAGTTGAATCTGACCTTGTTCGGTTTCTTATTGATTATGGGCAGTGTGGAAATTCTATTCGAATGGAAAGGACGACACCACAGTCATCTATTGCCTTTAGACAAATACGGCCAAGTCGTATCATTCCTTTGGTACGTAGGTTTAGTGAGCAGTTTGATTGGTGTTATCTGGTATTTTGCCTCTACTGGAGATCAGCTATTAAGCCTACCATTGCAAATTCTAGGCACTTAA
- a CDS encoding M48 family metallopeptidase, with the protein MTSWTKFASLLTLAGLTACSASPTGRNQLLLFSDQDMSQLGAQSFEQMKKEQPISKDAKTNAYVQCVANSITQHIPKQGFSEWEVVVFDSDQVNAFALPGGKIGVYTGLLNVAVNQDQLATVIGHEVAHVLADHSNERLSQSQIANTGLSITNVALGASEYKQYQGMTMAALGLGVQYGVVLPYGRTQESEADIVGLEYMAQAGFDPKQSVDLWQNMAKASGGNQPPELLSTHPSHNTRIKDLQATIKTLSQSGTSRPNCKA; encoded by the coding sequence ATGACGTCATGGACGAAGTTTGCCTCACTTCTCACTCTTGCAGGCCTAACCGCATGTAGCGCTTCCCCGACAGGAAGAAACCAATTGCTGCTTTTCTCAGATCAAGATATGTCTCAGCTTGGAGCACAATCTTTTGAACAAATGAAGAAAGAACAGCCGATCAGTAAAGATGCAAAAACTAACGCTTATGTTCAGTGTGTAGCGAACAGTATTACTCAACACATTCCTAAGCAAGGCTTTAGTGAATGGGAAGTCGTTGTTTTTGATAGCGACCAAGTCAACGCGTTTGCCCTACCTGGTGGAAAAATTGGTGTATACACAGGTTTGCTTAATGTTGCGGTTAACCAAGATCAATTGGCAACGGTTATCGGACACGAAGTTGCTCACGTTCTCGCCGATCACAGTAATGAGCGTCTTTCTCAGTCTCAAATCGCTAATACTGGCTTATCTATTACTAACGTCGCGTTAGGCGCATCAGAATACAAACAGTATCAAGGCATGACCATGGCTGCGTTAGGCTTAGGTGTTCAATACGGTGTTGTTCTACCTTATGGCCGAACTCAAGAGTCTGAAGCCGATATTGTAGGCTTAGAGTACATGGCTCAAGCTGGGTTCGATCCAAAACAAAGTGTCGATTTGTGGCAAAACATGGCGAAAGCATCAGGTGGGAACCAACCTCCCGAATTACTTTCTACGCACCCTTCCCACAATACGCGTATTAAAGATCTACAGGCGACAATAAAAACGTTATCTCAATCTGGAACATCAAGGCCAAACTGCAAAGCGTAA
- a CDS encoding hotdog fold thioesterase, with protein MSIWKKPIDLDTFNATSKNTLIEHLNIVYTEVNDNSLVATMPVCHFTHQPLGMLHGGASVVLAETLGSLAANFCVPDGYYCVGLDINANHVRSMREGHVIGTAEPIHLGVSTQVWQINITDERQRLVCTSRLTIAVKKHKR; from the coding sequence ATGAGTATTTGGAAAAAGCCCATTGACCTAGATACCTTCAACGCGACCTCAAAAAATACCTTAATTGAGCACCTCAACATTGTTTACACCGAGGTTAACGATAACTCTTTGGTGGCAACCATGCCGGTTTGTCATTTTACGCATCAACCACTTGGCATGCTTCATGGCGGCGCATCGGTAGTTTTAGCCGAAACGCTGGGTTCACTAGCAGCAAACTTCTGCGTACCCGATGGTTACTATTGCGTGGGGCTAGACATTAACGCTAACCACGTTCGTTCAATGCGTGAAGGGCACGTTATCGGCACTGCCGAGCCTATTCACCTTGGTGTGTCTACCCAAGTATGGCAGATAAACATCACTGATGAGCGTCAACGCTTAGTCTGTACAAGCCGTTTAACCATTGCAGTGAAGAAGCACAAACGCTAA
- a CDS encoding DUF3389 domain-containing protein has translation MVITFKSGKVIATAHELVVRLDGEHRVTLQAQVDAIQLIGKGANVISANGSECKWSIKLDNEQQLRDIANEIGCDVM, from the coding sequence ATGGTCATAACGTTTAAAAGTGGAAAAGTCATTGCAACAGCCCATGAACTGGTTGTTCGTCTGGATGGTGAACATAGAGTCACATTGCAAGCGCAAGTTGATGCGATTCAACTGATCGGAAAAGGGGCAAACGTTATTTCTGCCAACGGTTCTGAGTGCAAATGGTCGATTAAATTAGACAATGAACAACAGCTCCGCGACATAGCCAATGAAATCGGCTGTGATGTGATGTAA